One window of the Triticum dicoccoides isolate Atlit2015 ecotype Zavitan chromosome 3B, WEW_v2.0, whole genome shotgun sequence genome contains the following:
- the LOC119276519 gene encoding uncharacterized protein LOC119276519, producing MPRQRRTETLPRGRGGKKLKAAGDLFIPTKPPSVYMVVGHDVTRPAYSVIKVNTFPDGGSGGDTPIPIPGHLARLEAKHCMSFVPVRSRHGSWIVGVGGNSPIDYGPETIVFDTSTHQVIPGPKLVSTKLRPILLPVGDKIYALTRQPAIKGGVNFVPWFEVLDLSQARVVSGRLVDCKWEQLPRPPCFPWELSPRQYIFPPVVRVKSYVAVSSYILVSMDGQAGTHIFNLKTEQWSKLDDNVLPFTGGAVPHGPLFLGFSSAAKKITAYSITVCAAVSPSPSITAGCPSLSIVEFPIVDEAEEEVVSRGKFVSLGNHGFCSFMCRNDDLMLGTLEHTQELITMRAYTTEDHHLSQDHPKSICHIVISNQVEQVYSIRDSLQGLTWPSLVDVISL from the coding sequence ATGCCGCGGCAGCGACGCACAGAGACACTTCCCCGCGGCCGCGGGGGCAAGAAGCTGAAGGCGGCCGGAGATTTATTTATTCCTACGAAGCCTCCGTCGGTGTACATGGTGGTAGGCCATGATGTCACTCGCCCTGCCTACTCCGTAATTAAGGTGAACACCTTCCCTGACGGTGGCAGCGGCGGCGACACTCCGATACCTATTCCAGGACATCTCGCCCGCCTTGAGGCCAAACACTGCATGTCTTTCGTCCCCGTGCGGTCGAGGCACGGCTCGTGGATCGTCGGCGTCGGTGGCAATTCACCAATTGATTATGGCCCCGAGACCATCGTCTTCGACACCAGTACACACCAGGTGATCCCGGGACCGAAGCTTGTGTCGACTAAGCTCCGCCCGATCCTGCTACCGGTCGGCGACAAGATATATGCCTTGACACGTCAACCTGCCATTAAGGGGGGTGTTAATTTCGTGCCCTGGTTCGAGGTGCTCGATCTCTCCCAAGCTCGAGTGGTCAGTGGCCGTCTCGTGGACTGCAAATGGGAGCAACTACCCCGGCCGCCCTGCTTCCCCTGGGAACTCTCCCCAAGGCAGTACATCTTCCCACCGGTGGTCAGGGTTAAGTCTTATGTAGCTGTGAGCTCCTACATTCTGGTGTCGATGGATGGACAGGCAGGCACACATATCTTCAACTTGAAGACAGAGCAATGGTCGAAATTGGATGACAATGTTCTGCCATTCACTGGAGGCGCCGTACCACATGGCCCCCTCTTCCTTGGCTTTTCAAGCGCTGCCAAAAAGATCACTGCTTACAGCATCACAGTCTGTGCCGCGGTGTCACCAAGCCCAAGCATCACAGCAGGGTGCCCATCCTTATCAATTGTTGAGTTCCCGATAGTtgatgaggcagaggaggaggtcgTTAGCCGTGGCAAATTTGTTTCCCTTGGTAACCATGGCTTCTGTTCGTTTATGTGTCGCAACGATGACCTTATGCTAGGTACTCTTGAGCATACACAGGAACTTATCACCATGAGAGCATACACAACAGAGGACCACCACCTCTCACAAGACCACCCCAAGTCTATTTGTCACATAGTGATCTCCAATCAAGTGGAACAGGTTTACAGCATCCGCGATTCACTCCAGGGACTTACTTGGCCATCCCtggtagatgtgatatccttatga